In a genomic window of Candidatus Omnitrophota bacterium:
- the hisG gene encoding ATP phosphoribosyltransferase → MKKLKLGLPKGSLQESTINVFERAGFKVRMSSRSYFPVIDDDEIEIVLLRAQEMSRYVEDSALDCGITGNDWIEENGSDIVRLADLLYAKQSASKVRWVVAVPESSKIKTVKDLQGKRIATELANATKKYLKKNKVKAEVEFSWGATEAKVASGLVDAIVELTETGSSLKANKLRIISTVCESATQFIANKKSYQDSWKRKKMEQVVMLLKGALDAESMVGLKMNAQENDLNKILKVLPALQNPTVSPLAKEGWVAIETVIRENVVRILIPELKSAGACGIIEYPLNKLIN, encoded by the coding sequence ATGAAAAAATTGAAATTAGGGCTACCTAAGGGAAGCTTGCAAGAATCTACGATCAATGTTTTTGAACGCGCTGGATTTAAAGTTCGCATGTCAAGTCGTTCATATTTTCCTGTGATTGATGATGACGAGATTGAGATTGTGTTGTTGCGTGCGCAAGAAATGTCGCGATACGTGGAAGACTCAGCCCTTGATTGTGGGATTACAGGCAATGATTGGATTGAAGAAAATGGATCGGATATTGTACGTTTAGCAGATCTTCTTTATGCGAAGCAAAGTGCGTCAAAAGTACGTTGGGTCGTCGCTGTTCCAGAATCATCTAAAATTAAGACAGTCAAAGATTTGCAAGGCAAGCGTATCGCTACAGAGCTTGCGAATGCCACAAAAAAATATTTGAAGAAAAATAAAGTAAAAGCAGAGGTTGAATTTAGCTGGGGTGCAACGGAAGCTAAGGTGGCATCGGGTTTGGTTGACGCAATTGTTGAGCTGACAGAAACAGGCAGTAGCCTTAAGGCCAACAAGCTTCGCATTATTTCAACTGTGTGTGAGTCTGCGACACAATTTATTGCTAATAAAAAATCATATCAAGACTCCTGGAAAAGAAAAAAGATGGAGCAAGTGGTCATGCTTTTAAAGGGTGCCTTGGATGCCGAGAGCATGGTGGGTTTGAAGATGAATGCACAAGAAAACGATCTTAATAAAATTTTAAAAGTGCTTCCAGCGCTTCAAAATCCGACGGTGTCACCATTGGCGAAAGAAGGTTGGGTTGCGATCGAAACAGTGATTCGAGAAAATGTTGTTCGTATTTTGATCCCAGAGCTTAAAAGCGCTGGAGCTTGTGGTATTATTGAATATCCATTAAACAAATTGATTAACTAA
- a CDS encoding tetratricopeptide repeat protein — protein sequence MRFFIRRIFIWISIFGLCMAGFLSPAIAVESRDAKARALAHYTMGLIHDWNGSVDEAIEEYQKSIRIEQDNYATHLKLGSNYGRVGDFEKAVKELEIASDLNPKDIQAHYLLALIYSSQSKEVQATNEYEIILTRIAEENPESPEAIAFLGQLYYSEGKTKKAIEQFEKIILIEPNNAEILSILGSLYLEVQQRKKAIDFFKRAIAIDPIHDGSLNSLGYLYAEDGINIDEAIDLIQRALTVDPENGAYLDSLGWAYYKKGDYEKALLFLERAAKFIEDPVIYDHIGDVYLKMNKPKSAVRFWQKSVDMLPDQKEVLKKIQKIQSH from the coding sequence ATGAGATTTTTTATTAGAAGAATTTTTATTTGGATAAGCATATTCGGACTTTGCATGGCAGGGTTTTTAAGCCCTGCCATTGCTGTTGAATCACGAGATGCAAAGGCTCGTGCGCTTGCGCATTATACGATGGGATTGATCCATGATTGGAATGGATCTGTCGACGAAGCGATCGAGGAATATCAAAAATCGATTCGCATTGAGCAAGATAATTATGCGACTCATTTAAAGCTTGGATCAAATTATGGCCGAGTTGGCGATTTTGAAAAAGCGGTGAAGGAATTAGAAATTGCATCAGACCTTAATCCAAAAGATATTCAAGCCCACTATCTTTTGGCTCTCATTTATTCCTCTCAATCAAAAGAAGTTCAGGCCACAAATGAATACGAAATTATTTTAACGCGCATTGCTGAAGAAAATCCAGAAAGCCCAGAGGCGATTGCGTTTTTAGGTCAGCTTTATTATTCCGAAGGAAAAACAAAAAAAGCCATTGAGCAGTTTGAAAAAATTATTTTGATTGAGCCAAATAATGCAGAAATTTTATCTATTTTAGGTTCGCTTTATTTAGAGGTTCAACAAAGAAAAAAAGCCATTGATTTTTTTAAGCGTGCGATCGCTATTGATCCGATTCATGACGGAAGTCTAAATTCTTTAGGGTATTTGTATGCCGAAGATGGAATCAATATTGATGAGGCGATTGATTTGATTCAGCGCGCGTTGACGGTTGATCCAGAAAATGGTGCTTATCTGGATAGTTTAGGATGGGCTTATTATAAAAAAGGTGATTATGAAAAGGCTCTTTTATTTTTAGAAAGAGCTGCAAAATTTATTGAAGATCCTGTTATTTATGATCATATCGGAGATGTCTATTTAAAGATGAATAAGCCAAAGAGTGCGGTTCGTTTTTGGCAAAAATCAGTGGATATGTTGCCTGATCAAAAAGAAGTTTTGAAGAAAATACAAAAGATACAAAGCCATTAG
- the ispE gene encoding 4-(cytidine 5'-diphospho)-2-C-methyl-D-erythritol kinase, with protein MKSICLRSPAKLNLSLHVVSKRPDGYHNLSTLFEKINLFDDIRLSLRADKRIRIFCDHPSVPKGPKNLVYKAAEMLRKDCQVSIGIDIHIKKRIPVAAGLAGGSSNAATVLLGLNQIWGLKLTENQLVCYAKRIGSDVPLFIYKYIWALGVERGDCIKNVNLSNKMWHILIIPGIKVYSQEVFRAFKMKLTKRKDNATILTRALREGAYQKVSQLLLNDLEAAIVHAHPQLLKIKNNIEYMTGLNMCFSGSGPSIFGIVESEKEAKKMQSILSARYKQVFVVRTL; from the coding sequence ATGAAAAGCATTTGCCTGCGATCTCCCGCCAAATTAAACCTTTCTTTGCATGTTGTCAGCAAAAGACCAGATGGTTATCATAATCTTTCAACTCTTTTTGAGAAAATTAATCTGTTTGATGACATTCGCTTGAGCTTGCGAGCGGATAAAAGAATTCGTATTTTTTGTGATCATCCGAGTGTTCCAAAAGGTCCTAAGAACTTAGTGTACAAGGCAGCTGAAATGCTTCGAAAAGATTGCCAAGTCTCAATTGGCATTGATATTCACATTAAAAAACGCATTCCTGTCGCAGCCGGGTTGGCTGGAGGATCTAGCAATGCGGCCACAGTTCTTTTGGGTCTTAATCAGATTTGGGGTTTGAAATTGACTGAAAACCAACTTGTTTGTTATGCCAAGCGAATTGGAAGTGATGTGCCATTATTTATATATAAATATATATGGGCTTTAGGAGTCGAGCGCGGGGATTGTATTAAAAACGTCAATTTGAGCAATAAAATGTGGCATATTTTGATTATTCCTGGCATAAAAGTGTATTCACAAGAGGTATTTAGGGCATTTAAAATGAAGTTGACAAAGAGAAAAGATAATGCTACTATTCTTACTCGTGCGTTGAGAGAAGGGGCTTATCAGAAGGTTAGCCAGCTTCTTTTAAATGATTTGGAGGCAGCTATTGTGCATGCCCATCCACAATTATTAAAAATAAAGAATAATATAGAATATATGACCGGACTTAATATGTGTTTTTCCGGTAGCGGGCCTTCAATTTTTGGTATTGTTGAATCAGAAAAAGAGGCAAAGAAGATGCAATCTATATTATCAGCTCGCTATAAACAAGTATTTGTTGTTAGGACATTGTAA
- a CDS encoding septation protein SpoVG family protein, which translates to MEITEIRVFLKDGQDKKLKAYTTVTFDDCFVVRNIKVIQSTNGLFIAMPSRKVRLSCPKCHFRNEIGSKFCNHCGAGLSVKNVSAATPEDSKAEHRDIAHPVTKEFRDQLQKKVLEAYEKEVGSSSAKEKKPLEEDVADSILGTEDY; encoded by the coding sequence ATGGAAATAACAGAAATTCGAGTATTCTTAAAAGACGGACAAGACAAGAAGCTCAAAGCATACACAACAGTTACTTTTGATGATTGTTTTGTCGTTCGGAATATTAAGGTTATTCAGTCGACAAATGGGCTTTTTATTGCGATGCCTTCACGTAAGGTGAGGTTATCGTGTCCTAAATGTCATTTTAGAAATGAAATAGGTAGTAAGTTTTGTAATCATTGCGGTGCTGGATTAAGTGTTAAGAATGTTTCGGCGGCTACGCCTGAAGATTCAAAAGCAGAGCATCGTGATATCGCGCATCCTGTTACGAAAGAGTTTCGTGATCAACTGCAAAAAAAAGTTTTAGAAGCATATGAAAAAGAAGTGGGATCTAGTAGCGCAAAGGAAAAAAAGCCTTTAGAAGAAGACGTTGCAGATAGTATTTTAGGGACTGAAGATTATTAA
- a CDS encoding NTP transferase domain-containing protein — protein sequence MVQTGSIILAAGKGTRMNSEEPKVLHSVCERAMIDYVVDTAKAASSKICIVLGHGHELIEKKFGSDIHIALQEKLLGTADAIKSAQSCFKNFKGDILVLCGDVPLLKVASVRKLLVAHQRSKAACTFLSAELKNPKGYGRVIRKNGNNVVAIREDKDATPKEKSICEINTGLYCFKAQDLFDGLKKIAVNKKKNEYYLTDIISVFVKENKDVRVIKLDNPAEGLGINTRKDLAEANRILNKRTLDKLMDQGVTIVDPNTTYIGANVKVGQDTIVYPFAFIENDVVIGKRCKLGPFCHIRPQSRIKDGAQIGNFTEVSRSTVGEQSLMKHFGFLGDTVVGKKVNIGAGVVTANYDGIKKSKTVIGDQAFIGSDSILVAPVKIGKKAMTAAGCVVPKNRNVPNGKTMVGVPGRIKSKGKTNE from the coding sequence ATGGTTCAAACTGGCTCGATTATTTTGGCTGCAGGTAAGGGGACCCGGATGAATTCCGAGGAACCAAAAGTTTTGCATAGCGTTTGTGAGCGAGCGATGATTGATTATGTGGTTGATACGGCTAAAGCAGCTAGTTCGAAGATATGTATTGTTTTGGGTCACGGGCACGAGCTCATTGAAAAGAAGTTTGGATCAGATATCCATATAGCGCTTCAAGAGAAGCTTTTAGGTACAGCTGATGCCATTAAATCTGCGCAATCTTGTTTTAAAAATTTTAAGGGTGATATTTTAGTTTTATGCGGAGATGTGCCACTTTTGAAAGTGGCAAGCGTTCGAAAGCTTTTAGTTGCCCATCAAAGATCTAAGGCTGCGTGTACGTTTTTAAGCGCAGAACTTAAGAACCCTAAAGGGTATGGACGGGTTATCCGTAAAAATGGAAATAATGTGGTTGCAATTCGCGAAGATAAAGATGCAACGCCAAAAGAAAAGTCTATTTGTGAAATTAATACAGGGCTTTATTGTTTTAAGGCGCAGGATTTGTTTGACGGCTTGAAGAAGATTGCAGTAAATAAAAAAAAGAATGAATATTACCTAACAGATATTATTTCTGTTTTTGTTAAAGAGAATAAAGATGTTCGCGTTATAAAGTTAGACAATCCTGCAGAAGGATTAGGCATCAATACGCGCAAAGATCTCGCAGAGGCAAATCGTATTTTGAACAAAAGAACGTTAGATAAATTAATGGATCAAGGTGTTACGATTGTTGATCCGAACACAACCTATATTGGAGCAAACGTTAAGGTTGGACAGGATACCATTGTTTATCCGTTTGCATTTATTGAAAATGATGTTGTTATTGGCAAACGATGTAAACTAGGTCCATTTTGCCATATTCGTCCTCAGTCTCGTATTAAAGATGGTGCTCAGATTGGGAACTTTACTGAAGTGTCTCGATCAACAGTTGGCGAACAAAGCTTGATGAAACATTTTGGATTTTTAGGTGATACGGTTGTTGGTAAAAAGGTTAATATTGGTGCAGGTGTTGTGACCGCAAATTATGATGGAATAAAAAAGAGTAAAACGGTGATTGGTGATCAAGCTTTTATTGGGTCAGATTCGATTTTAGTGGCTCCTGTTAAGATTGGCAAAAAAGCTATGACAGCGGCTGGATGTGTTGTCCCTAAAAATAGAAATGTTCCCAATGGAAAAACAATGGTTGGAGTTCCTGGAAGAATAAAGTCGAAAGGAAAGACGAATGAATAA
- a CDS encoding ribose-phosphate pyrophosphokinase, translating to MNKLAIITGNANPELAKEICQHLGIFLTKALVGRFSEGEIRVHIEENVRGKDVFIVQSTCRPTNDNFMELLILIDAIRRASPRRITAVLPYYGYARQDRKDQPRVPITAKLVANLITGAGADRVLTMDLHASQIQGFFDIPVDHVYAINTISEYFINKKMKDLVVVSPDVGGIKMARAYAKKLSADLAIVDKRRDSPEKTEVMHILGDVKGKKVVLVDDIIATAGSLVEAIEELKKRGVIEAYAAVSHGVLSGDALKRIEECDILKEVVITNSIPLEDSKKNPKIKVLSVAALLAEAIKRTHNEESISCLFD from the coding sequence ATGAATAAATTAGCAATTATTACAGGTAACGCTAACCCTGAATTAGCAAAAGAAATTTGTCAGCATCTCGGGATATTTTTGACAAAAGCGCTTGTTGGACGTTTTAGCGAAGGTGAGATTCGAGTCCATATTGAAGAAAATGTTCGTGGAAAAGATGTCTTTATTGTTCAGTCAACGTGTCGTCCGACAAATGATAATTTTATGGAACTTTTAATTTTAATTGATGCGATTAGGCGTGCATCGCCTAGACGAATTACAGCGGTGCTTCCGTATTATGGATATGCAAGACAAGATAGAAAAGATCAACCAAGAGTTCCAATTACGGCTAAGCTTGTCGCTAATCTTATTACTGGTGCTGGGGCTGATCGCGTGTTGACAATGGATCTACATGCAAGCCAGATTCAAGGTTTTTTTGATATCCCAGTCGACCATGTTTATGCGATTAATACGATTAGCGAATATTTTATTAACAAGAAAATGAAAGATTTAGTGGTTGTTTCTCCTGATGTCGGTGGCATTAAAATGGCGCGGGCTTATGCTAAAAAATTATCTGCAGATTTAGCCATTGTTGACAAGAGACGAGATAGCCCAGAAAAAACAGAAGTTATGCATATTTTGGGTGATGTGAAAGGTAAGAAAGTTGTTTTGGTGGATGATATTATCGCAACTGCCGGTTCGTTGGTTGAGGCGATTGAAGAGCTGAAAAAACGAGGCGTTATTGAAGCGTATGCGGCTGTAAGTCATGGCGTTTTGTCCGGGGATGCGTTAAAAAGAATTGAAGAATGTGACATTTTAAAAGAGGTTGTAATTACCAATAGTATTCCTCTGGAAGATTCTAAAAAGAATCCAAAGATAAAAGTTTTAAGTGTTGCTGCTTTGTTGGCAGAAGCGATTAAGAGAACTCATAACGAAGAATCTATTAGTTGCTTATTTGATTAA
- a CDS encoding 50S ribosomal protein L25 — translation MEEIKLDVQIRSQIGKEGSQKVRKEDCIPAIVYGEHKDPTAIKVDRRSFERIRREHRGESVVFHLNVLDGEKKLRDYAALVKEVQHHPVSDSLLHIDFIRISLTEKIEVKIPIHVQGDAVGVKKNGGSVDHHLREIDVICLPTKIPSHIDVDVSDLDIHDALHVKDLVFPEGVVTEHDLESIVVSIAPPMREIEEEPSEEDATTEPEVIKEKKKEAASEKADSEKEEKLEG, via the coding sequence ATGGAAGAAATAAAATTAGACGTACAAATTAGAAGTCAAATAGGAAAAGAAGGTTCTCAAAAAGTTCGTAAGGAAGATTGTATTCCGGCGATTGTTTATGGTGAGCATAAAGATCCAACTGCGATTAAGGTTGATCGTAGGTCATTTGAGCGCATTAGGCGTGAGCATCGAGGAGAAAGCGTTGTTTTTCATTTAAATGTTTTAGATGGTGAAAAAAAGTTACGCGATTATGCAGCTCTTGTTAAAGAGGTTCAGCATCATCCAGTGAGCGATTCCCTTTTGCATATTGATTTTATTCGTATTTCTTTGACAGAAAAAATTGAGGTTAAAATACCAATTCATGTTCAAGGTGATGCTGTTGGTGTCAAGAAAAACGGTGGATCTGTGGATCACCATCTTCGGGAAATTGATGTTATTTGTTTGCCGACAAAAATTCCTTCGCATATTGATGTTGATGTTTCTGATCTTGATATTCATGATGCGCTTCATGTTAAAGATCTTGTTTTTCCAGAGGGTGTTGTGACAGAACATGACTTGGAGTCTATTGTTGTTTCGATTGCTCCTCCGATGAGAGAGATTGAAGAAGAGCCTTCTGAAGAGGACGCGACGACAGAACCTGAAGTTATTAAAGAGAAGAAAAAAGAAGCTGCTTCTGAAAAAGCAGATTCTGAAAAAGAAGAAAAATTAGAAGGTTAG
- the pth gene encoding aminoacyl-tRNA hydrolase, translating to MSQSYLIIGLGNPGKEYQFTRHNFGFLVVSELAEKYKIKFIRSSKYQGFLGHGNIEGKDVFLLLPQTYMNCSGVSVRKVVEDKEIAQQNLLVAYDDFHIDFGSLRIRNKGSAGGHNGLQSIIDKLMTQEFSRLRLGVGSPNGKKSATDFVLSDFSAREKKQLDEQIQKAVSCFLVFLKEGISQAMAIFNKRNKNEEV from the coding sequence TTGTCTCAAAGTTATCTTATTATTGGGTTAGGAAACCCTGGAAAAGAGTATCAATTTACGCGGCATAATTTTGGATTTTTAGTTGTTTCAGAATTAGCAGAAAAGTATAAAATAAAATTTATTCGAAGTTCAAAATACCAAGGTTTTTTGGGCCATGGCAATATTGAAGGAAAAGATGTTTTTTTGCTGTTACCCCAAACGTATATGAATTGTTCTGGTGTTTCTGTTCGAAAGGTTGTTGAGGATAAAGAAATTGCGCAACAGAATCTTTTGGTTGCGTATGATGATTTTCATATTGATTTTGGTTCTTTGCGTATACGAAACAAAGGAAGTGCTGGCGGACATAACGGACTTCAGTCGATTATTGATAAGTTGATGACACAAGAGTTTTCGCGATTAAGACTTGGTGTTGGATCGCCGAATGGAAAGAAGAGTGCAACCGATTTTGTTCTTTCTGATTTTAGCGCGAGAGAAAAAAAACAGCTAGATGAGCAAATACAAAAAGCTGTTAGTTGTTTTTTGGTTTTTTTAAAAGAAGGAATAAGTCAGGCAATGGCCATATTTAACAAAAGGAATAAAAATGAAGAAGTATGA
- the rpsF gene encoding 30S ribosomal protein S6 — protein sequence MKKYELVVILDAHLSQDEKEKVIKAAADGIAKGEGKVINSQVWLEKHKFTFKIKNRTEGTYYLINFESKQASVIKIHKILSANEDILRFVITNVESKSSGESKSNAESK from the coding sequence ATGAAGAAGTATGAATTAGTTGTTATCCTAGATGCTCACTTAAGTCAGGATGAAAAAGAAAAGGTTATTAAGGCAGCTGCTGATGGTATCGCCAAAGGCGAAGGTAAGGTGATCAATAGTCAAGTTTGGCTAGAGAAGCATAAGTTTACATTTAAAATTAAGAATCGGACAGAAGGAACATATTATCTGATTAATTTTGAAAGTAAGCAAGCTTCTGTGATAAAGATCCATAAGATTTTGAGCGCAAACGAAGATATTCTTCGCTTTGTGATTACTAATGTTGAGTCGAAATCCAGCGGTGAGTCGAAATCTAATGCTGAGTCGAAATAA
- the ssb gene encoding single-stranded DNA-binding protein: protein MASLNKIFLIGNLTKDPELRYTPNGVGVVNLRVAVNRKYRDRASGELKEETCFITVTAWDKQAEACNQYLAKGSPIFVEGTLQSRSWETNDGQKRNTIEVRAERVQFLGSSKDSALKGEESLDADTQVEDSLKPENISWDEEENAV, encoded by the coding sequence ATGGCGAGTTTAAACAAAATATTTTTAATTGGAAATTTAACAAAAGACCCTGAATTGCGTTATACGCCTAACGGTGTTGGAGTTGTCAATTTACGCGTTGCGGTGAATCGAAAATATCGCGATCGAGCCTCAGGAGAGCTAAAAGAAGAAACATGTTTTATTACAGTAACGGCTTGGGACAAGCAAGCAGAAGCATGTAATCAGTATTTGGCAAAAGGGAGTCCTATTTTTGTTGAAGGAACACTTCAATCGCGTTCATGGGAAACAAATGATGGGCAAAAAAGAAATACTATTGAAGTTAGGGCTGAGCGAGTTCAATTTTTAGGTTCTTCAAAAGATTCTGCATTAAAAGGTGAAGAAAGCCTTGATGCAGATACTCAGGTAGAAGATTCTCTGAAGCCAGAGAATATTTCTTGGGATGAAGAAGAAAATGCAGTTTAA
- the rpsR gene encoding 30S ribosomal protein S18, whose amino-acid sequence MLRKKDDKKKLDRKKVARRPRVRIGLPKDTKIDYKSIDLLLRVTTTNGKIMSRRFTGANSKQQRDLTKAAKQAKFLALVPVGSSKRFLK is encoded by the coding sequence ATGCTAAGAAAAAAAGATGATAAAAAGAAATTAGATCGAAAGAAGGTCGCTCGACGTCCACGCGTTCGAATTGGTCTTCCGAAGGATACAAAAATTGACTATAAGAGTATTGATTTGTTGTTAAGAGTCACGACAACAAATGGCAAAATTATGTCTCGACGATTTACCGGGGCAAATTCAAAGCAACAGCGGGATCTAACAAAAGCGGCAAAGCAAGCTAAATTTTTAGCTCTTGTTCCTGTCGGATCATCAAAGAGGTTTTTAAAATGA
- the rplI gene encoding 50S ribosomal protein L9 — protein MKVILSQSIDKLGKVGDVIKVKDGFARNFLIPQKQAYLATAQNLKRVEKQKAKHQAEALERKAQAEEFSKKLSGVSCTINVEVNDLEKLYGAISETDIAKAINDEGFDINKKDIVIEQPIEELGIFEVGVRVHPEVTAKVRVWVTKK, from the coding sequence ATGAAAGTTATTTTATCACAAAGCATAGATAAGCTAGGAAAAGTCGGGGATGTCATAAAGGTTAAAGATGGTTTTGCTCGAAATTTTCTAATTCCTCAAAAACAAGCCTATCTTGCAACGGCTCAGAATTTAAAGAGGGTTGAAAAACAAAAAGCAAAGCATCAAGCTGAAGCATTAGAGAGAAAAGCACAGGCAGAAGAATTTTCAAAGAAATTGTCAGGTGTTTCTTGTACGATTAATGTTGAAGTTAACGATTTAGAAAAATTGTATGGAGCTATTTCAGAGACTGATATTGCCAAAGCAATTAATGATGAAGGTTTTGACATTAACAAAAAAGATATTGTGATCGAGCAGCCAATTGAAGAGTTGGGCATTTTTGAAGTTGGTGTTCGTGTCCATCCAGAGGTAACAGCAAAAGTTAGAGTATGGGTAACCAAGAAATAA
- the dnaB gene encoding replicative DNA helicase yields the protein MGNQEIKTARNSQDVFQSFADGKVTPQNIEAEKSVLGSMMIDQEAIGLAAENLSAESFYEFSHQRIFDAILKLYNDRRNVDLITLSDELKSQGILDEVGGVSYLTVLIDLVPSSANIEHYARIVKEKNIQRQLIKNATQIIAESYKPGVDIDELVDGAEKLIFQIATARLKQDAMHIKELIKETIETIDNLYQRKEYITGISTGFTEFDKMTSGLQKSDLVIVAGRPSMGKSSWAMNVAEYAAVENGAGVAIFSLEMSKEQLVQRMLCSHGRVDAHKVRSGFLLPSDWPKLTAAAGKLSAAPIFIDDTPAISVLELRTKARRLKASHDIQLIIVDYLQLMRGSARADSRQQEISDISRSLKALAREISVPVIGISQLSRAVESRQDHRPQLSDLRESGAIEQDADLVVLLMREEYYNPTEENRGIAEIIIAKQRNGPVGTNKATFIKEYMKFENLATRSE from the coding sequence ATGGGTAACCAAGAAATAAAAACCGCACGTAACTCTCAGGATGTTTTTCAATCTTTTGCAGATGGAAAAGTAACGCCTCAGAATATTGAGGCAGAGAAATCAGTGCTAGGATCAATGATGATTGATCAAGAGGCCATTGGTTTAGCTGCAGAAAATTTGAGCGCTGAATCTTTTTATGAGTTTTCTCATCAACGAATTTTTGATGCGATTTTAAAACTTTACAATGATCGAAGAAATGTTGATCTTATTACACTTTCTGACGAACTAAAATCTCAGGGAATTTTAGATGAAGTTGGGGGTGTTAGCTACTTAACAGTATTGATTGATTTGGTTCCTTCTTCGGCTAACATTGAGCATTATGCGCGCATTGTTAAAGAAAAAAATATCCAGCGACAACTTATTAAAAATGCAACACAAATTATTGCCGAGAGTTATAAGCCGGGAGTTGACATTGATGAGCTTGTGGATGGCGCTGAAAAGCTTATTTTTCAGATTGCAACAGCACGTCTTAAGCAAGATGCTATGCATATTAAGGAGCTCATTAAAGAGACCATCGAAACAATTGATAATTTGTACCAACGAAAAGAATATATTACTGGTATTTCAACAGGTTTTACTGAATTTGACAAAATGACTTCTGGCCTTCAGAAGTCAGATTTGGTTATTGTGGCTGGGCGTCCATCTATGGGAAAAAGTTCATGGGCGATGAATGTGGCAGAATATGCTGCAGTAGAAAATGGAGCGGGAGTTGCGATTTTTAGCTTGGAAATGTCAAAAGAACAACTTGTTCAACGTATGCTTTGTTCTCATGGACGCGTTGATGCGCATAAGGTTCGAAGTGGATTCTTGCTTCCATCAGATTGGCCCAAGCTAACAGCAGCTGCAGGAAAATTATCAGCGGCACCTATTTTTATTGATGATACGCCAGCGATTTCTGTTTTGGAGTTACGTACAAAGGCAAGACGATTGAAGGCAAGCCATGATATTCAACTTATTATTGTTGATTATTTGCAGCTAATGCGAGGAAGTGCGCGCGCGGATAGCCGGCAACAGGAAATTTCTGATATTTCTCGATCACTTAAAGCTCTTGCGCGTGAAATTAGCGTTCCTGTTATTGGCATTAGTCAGCTTTCTCGTGCTGTAGAAAGTCGACAAGACCATAGGCCGCAGCTTTCTGATCTTCGTGAATCTGGCGCGATCGAACAAGATGCAGATCTTGTTGTTTTGCTTATGCGCGAGGAATATTATAATCCTACCGAAGAAAACAGAGGCATCGCTGAAATAATTATTGCGAAACAAAGAAATGGACCTGTTGGAACAAATAAGGCGACATTTATTAAAGAATATATGAAATTTGAGAATTTAGCAACCAGATCTGAATAA